The Salmo salar chromosome ssa06, Ssal_v3.1, whole genome shotgun sequence genome window below encodes:
- the cc134 gene encoding coiled-coil domain-containing protein 134 isoform X1: protein MHKLFLIEHCLYSAAPTVSSAPIFADSRCCKVSQMPLHRHLLTMLSVCTVLLVVAAAALSSADSDTHRHDSNLEIYKRLFETKRKDQLNALKNLVELNDINQQYKIIDIMLKGLFKVLEDSKAVLIAANMQADDPFPMDDKIKEAYSHVVENTAFFGDVALRFPRIVHHYYDRNPDWGGLLRWGLRFCNLTGVFTGGAHQHVLSLMSQELGIIEKSPDFTNPYRTERDDVLHTAEAFQKILREEEKRRRKEDKRKEIRKGPRISRSRTEL from the exons ATGCACAAATTGTTCCTAATCGAACACTGTCTGTATTCTGCTGCTCCAACTGTATCATCAGCACCCATTTTTGCTGACAGCAGATGTTGCAAAGTTTCTCAAA TGCCTCTTCATCGCCACCTCTTGACCATGCTGAGTGTGTGTACAGTCCTCCTGGTGGTTGCTGCTGCAGCCCTCTCCTCTGCAGACTCCGACACGCACAGACACGACTCCAACCTGGAGATCT ACAAGCGTCTGTTTGAGACCAAGAGGAAAGACCAGCTAAATGCTCTGAAGAACCTGGTGGAGCTCAATGACATCAACCAGCAATATAAGATCATAGACATCATGCTGAAGGGCTTGTTTAAG GTGTTGGAGGACTCGAAGGCCGTCCTTATTGCAGCCAACATGCAGGCTGATGATCCCTTCCCCATGGATGACAAAATCAAAGAAG CCTACTCCCATGTGGTGGAGAACACGGCGTTCTTTGGGGACGTGGCGTTGCGTTTCCCACGTATCGTCCACCACTACTACGACCGTAACCCTGATTGGGGTGGCCTTCTGCGATGGGGGCTCCGCTTCTGCAACCTCACTGGGGTGTTCACCGGGGGGGCACACCAGCATGTTCTCTCACTG ATGTCGCAGGAGTTGGGAATAATAGAGAAATCCCCAGACTTCACCAACCCATACCGCACTGAGAGAGACGAC GTGCTTCACACTGCAGAGGCTTTTCAGAAGAtcctgagggaggaggagaagaggaggaggaaagaggacaaGAGGAAAGAGATTAGGAAAGGGCCCCGCATCTCCCGCTCCCGTACTGAGCTATAG
- the cc134 gene encoding Coiled-coil domain-containing protein 134 precursor, translating into MLSVCTVLLVVAAAALSSADSDTHRHDSNLEIYKRLFETKRKDQLNALKNLVELNDINQQYKIIDIMLKGLFKVLEDSKAVLIAANMQADDPFPMDDKIKEAYSHVVENTAFFGDVALRFPRIVHHYYDRNPDWGGLLRWGLRFCNLTGVFTGGAHQHVLSLMSQELGIIEKSPDFTNPYRTERDDVLHTAEAFQKILREEEKRRRKEDKRKEIRKGPRISRSRTEL; encoded by the exons ATGCTGAGTGTGTGTACAGTCCTCCTGGTGGTTGCTGCTGCAGCCCTCTCCTCTGCAGACTCCGACACGCACAGACACGACTCCAACCTGGAGATCT ACAAGCGTCTGTTTGAGACCAAGAGGAAAGACCAGCTAAATGCTCTGAAGAACCTGGTGGAGCTCAATGACATCAACCAGCAATATAAGATCATAGACATCATGCTGAAGGGCTTGTTTAAG GTGTTGGAGGACTCGAAGGCCGTCCTTATTGCAGCCAACATGCAGGCTGATGATCCCTTCCCCATGGATGACAAAATCAAAGAAG CCTACTCCCATGTGGTGGAGAACACGGCGTTCTTTGGGGACGTGGCGTTGCGTTTCCCACGTATCGTCCACCACTACTACGACCGTAACCCTGATTGGGGTGGCCTTCTGCGATGGGGGCTCCGCTTCTGCAACCTCACTGGGGTGTTCACCGGGGGGGCACACCAGCATGTTCTCTCACTG ATGTCGCAGGAGTTGGGAATAATAGAGAAATCCCCAGACTTCACCAACCCATACCGCACTGAGAGAGACGAC GTGCTTCACACTGCAGAGGCTTTTCAGAAGAtcctgagggaggaggagaagaggaggaggaaagaggacaaGAGGAAAGAGATTAGGAAAGGGCCCCGCATCTCCCGCTCCCGTACTGAGCTATAG
- the cc134 gene encoding coiled-coil domain-containing protein 134 isoform X2, giving the protein MPLHRHLLTMLSVCTVLLVVAAAALSSADSDTHRHDSNLEIYKRLFETKRKDQLNALKNLVELNDINQQYKIIDIMLKGLFKVLEDSKAVLIAANMQADDPFPMDDKIKEAYSHVVENTAFFGDVALRFPRIVHHYYDRNPDWGGLLRWGLRFCNLTGVFTGGAHQHVLSLMSQELGIIEKSPDFTNPYRTERDDVLHTAEAFQKILREEEKRRRKEDKRKEIRKGPRISRSRTEL; this is encoded by the exons A TGCCTCTTCATCGCCACCTCTTGACCATGCTGAGTGTGTGTACAGTCCTCCTGGTGGTTGCTGCTGCAGCCCTCTCCTCTGCAGACTCCGACACGCACAGACACGACTCCAACCTGGAGATCT ACAAGCGTCTGTTTGAGACCAAGAGGAAAGACCAGCTAAATGCTCTGAAGAACCTGGTGGAGCTCAATGACATCAACCAGCAATATAAGATCATAGACATCATGCTGAAGGGCTTGTTTAAG GTGTTGGAGGACTCGAAGGCCGTCCTTATTGCAGCCAACATGCAGGCTGATGATCCCTTCCCCATGGATGACAAAATCAAAGAAG CCTACTCCCATGTGGTGGAGAACACGGCGTTCTTTGGGGACGTGGCGTTGCGTTTCCCACGTATCGTCCACCACTACTACGACCGTAACCCTGATTGGGGTGGCCTTCTGCGATGGGGGCTCCGCTTCTGCAACCTCACTGGGGTGTTCACCGGGGGGGCACACCAGCATGTTCTCTCACTG ATGTCGCAGGAGTTGGGAATAATAGAGAAATCCCCAGACTTCACCAACCCATACCGCACTGAGAGAGACGAC GTGCTTCACACTGCAGAGGCTTTTCAGAAGAtcctgagggaggaggagaagaggaggaggaaagaggacaaGAGGAAAGAGATTAGGAAAGGGCCCCGCATCTCCCGCTCCCGTACTGAGCTATAG